A single window of Colletes latitarsis isolate SP2378_abdomen chromosome 11, iyColLati1, whole genome shotgun sequence DNA harbors:
- the Pwn gene encoding calcium-binding EGF-like domain-containing protein pawn, which produces MTGRVESKVLVTLLLFILPGVLTIQNNRTSSRSSQDVVVASSDTQRYPNWEKTSNVLHRDGSPTFQRTVPAFQLESSRSVDNFDKNEVRFEDEDTRHVEAMDELTSSKYIDHIDGNNIEVKPDKYYHISPTASESLSGEGQGAPQRPKLLTEPHQLAGVSPQQAQYLQAVDQQRRARQETARIYSEHAPPPILQTASPGQRQANPDIQDIITGIVKLLNGNVNVAANTVRPLRPIQATRINNRGPPRISDVPPLPPDFDTPGMNPPPPPDHPYPFEKPPAPDRPLVNQLPPERPVRPFVNGVPLPEQIVPQGNRPWTWNRPGGNRRPIPPYKPLPPSLDSSFHREKEQDDKHTDKFHFDSKPDGKPTNESSVKKEDNDRNETTTNGLEYPAKVHAEDNHQKDKNDSRIAEKPIGEDATKKPDAESSTKKEHKHQSPHKENKISNEKTTTVGLEPSHSNQVSDAKHDDSPKPVIPLEVKPTKSTKNTDAHNATLKSSNEKTTDKSTITKTTTTTKSFATSTLNIETSSSVHVIQPTTTKTIVSATKLATADNSSNNFPDTTTMVALEPSKSSDFDSATSASSVPTPTDNFPSTFTKTSSTTEKSTIHTPSATNAFTKSSAPTDRYAYRPRPGIVLDDTLDYTGSQGLATQRPYAPPRHPPLGDIFDVTVSAIQGPGGGGSGDGVRVPVNAGSADVILTSAVEGQGFVSIDGKRTYLNLFENTDQASTHVQSQPQPTRTQPPAVVGTGFAVPQPDPPALSPKPIGSIRRPTFHRRPTQPPVRIDTCIVGDTSTCDISQHEACATVQGVSACHCKPGYARLQHSLPCKKIISIVVSMRVDKIYDRKVVWDQGFTDKDSESYQTLAYEANRAIESAMSMTPFSDEYMGSSINSVYRGDVSQGQGGVFVNATLKLTYEPRTIRPSLAGELQRHLLGVIHRRSNNIGNSALYVDSPPGSISNLQDLDECMSSELNDCHSLATCVNNWGGFTCTCNSGLKDTHKDDPNESGRTCISCPSTYCNNRGSCSYQGDHMQCTCTGNYYGAQCEVDGEVLGVAIGASVAALIIIVLTLVCLVMWSRRWSREQKSVGSPVYGYIQGGIPGTLPGTLARVGSVGTLASVKQGPPTNLPPYMWAHFADHMATANVYATEPMGPTRPSSAVFGYPPLNVHGTLPPVPLPRLQAPPRSRQRHQPDPDSSDSELQDKDRADLIPQNSGFHVPRPKSRSSLANQSGIYNDVEYDQGDVHHLSKNNIPMSTYRPYYRT; this is translated from the exons GTGTGCTGACTATCCAAAATAACCGAACGTCCTCCCGTTCCTCCCAAGACGTCGTGGTTGCTAGCAGTGACACCCAGAGGTACCCGAATTGGGAAAAGACGTCAAACGTCTTACACCGTGATGGATCGCCGACTTTCCAGAGGACCGTTCCAGCGTTTCAACTGGAAAGCTCAAGGAGCGTCGACAACTTCGATAAAAACGAAGTGAGATTCGAAGACGAGGATACCAGACACGTGGAAGCTATGGACGAGTTGACGTCCTCGAAATACATCGACCATATCGATGGCAACAATATAGAAGTTAAACCTGACAAATATTATCA TATATCACCCACAGCAAGCGAATCCTTGTCGGGGGAAGGACAAGGGGCTCCGCAGAGACCGAAACTCTTGACGGAGCCCCATCAGCTAGCTGGAGTGTCGCCCCAACAAGCACAATATCTGCAGGCAGTAGATCAACAAAGACGAGCACGCCAAGAGACCGCGAGGATCTATAGCGAACACGCACCGCCGCCTATTCTGCAGACCGCTTCTCCGGGGCAACGACAGGCGAACCCTGACATACAGGACATCATCACGGGAATCGTTAAGCTGCTAAATGGAAACGTAAACGTCGCAGCGAACACTGTTAGGCCACTGAGACCGATCCAAGCTACCAG GATCAATAACAGAGGGCCACCGCGAATTTCCGACGTTCCGCCGTTACCGCCAGACTTCGACACGCCTGGAATGAATCCTCCTCCTCCGCCGGATCATCCTTACCCATTCGAGAAACCACCAGCACCAGATAGACCATTGGTCAATCAACTACCACCGGAAAGACCGGTCAGACCCTTCGTGAACGGAGTCCCGTTGCCAGAGCAAATTGTTCCGCAAGGGAATCGCCCGTGGACATGGAATCGTCCCG GGGGCAACAGGCGACCGATCCCGCCGTACAAACCGCTGCCGCCGTCGTTGGATTCCTCTTTTCATCGGGAAAAGGAACAGGACGACAAGCATACGGATAAATTTCATTTCGACTCGAAACCCGACGGCAAACCGACGAACGAATCCTCCGTTAAAAAGGAAGACAACGATCGAAACGAGACTACCACGAATGGTCTGGAATATCCTGCCAAAGTCCACGCGGAGGATAATCATCAGAAAGATAAAAACGACTCGAGGATCGCGGAAAAACCAATCGGCGAAGATGCAACGAAAAAACCAGATGCCGAGAGCTCGACGAAAAAAGAGCACAAGCATCAATCGCCGCATAAGGAGAATAAAATAAGCAACGAGAAGACGACGACAGTTGGACTGGAGCCTAGTCATTCCAATCAAGTGAGCGACGCGAAGCACGATGACTCTCCGAAGCCTGTGATACCGTTGGAAGTCAAACCGACGAAATCGACAAAGAACACCGACGCTCACAACGCCACTCTAAAATCGAGCAACGAGAAAACCACGGACAAGTCGACGATTAccaagacgacgacgacgacgaaatcCTTCGCTACGTCCACGTTGAACATCGAGACCAGCTCGTCGGtccacgtgattcaacccacgaCGACGAAAACGATCGTCTCGGCCACGAAACTTGCCACCGCTGATAACTCGAGTAACAATTTCCCGGATACGACGACCATGGTGGCATTGGAGCCGAGCAAATCGTCCGATTTCGATAGCGCGACGAGCGCGTCGAGCGTCCCGACTCCAACGGACAATTTCCCATCCACGTTCACGAAAACCTCATCAACCACGGAGAAAAGTACGATTCACACACCGTCAGCCACCAACGCTTTTACCAAGAGTTCAG CCCCCACGGATCGCTATGCTTACCGACCCCGACCTGGAATCGTCCTCGACGATACCTTGGATTACACAGGATCTCAGGGACTGGCGACTCAACGACCGTACGCGCCACCGAGGCATCCACCTCTCGGTGATATTTTTGATGTCACGGTCTCGGCTATCCAAGGCCCCGGCGGTGGAGGCTCCG GGGACGGAGTCAGGGTACCGGTAAACGCGGGCAGCGCGGACGTGATTCTAACATCTGCCGTCGAGGGCCAAGGATTCGTCAGCATCGACGGGAAAAGGACGTACCTGAACCTGTTCGAAAACACGGATCAAGCGTCGACGCACGTGCAGTCGCAGCCTCAACCCACGAGGACGCAACCGCCTGCTGTTGTTGGCACGGG ATTCGCGGTCCCACAACCCGATCCTCCAGCCCTGAGTCCAAAACCCATCGGATCGATTCGAAGGCCAACGTTCCATAGGAGACCGACTCAACCCCCGGTCAGAATCGACACTTGCATCGTGGGCGACACGAGCACTTGCGACATCAGTCAGCACGAGGCGTGCGCCACCGTCCAAGGAGTGTCTGCTTGTCACTGTAAGCCAGGATACGCCAGATTGCAGCACTCCTTGCCGTGCAAAA AAATCATCAGTATCGTGGTATCTATGAGAGTGGACAAGATCTACGACAGGAAAGTCGTGTGGGATCAAGGGTTCACGGACAAAGACTCCGAATCCTATCAGACTTTGGCCTACGAAGCCAATCGAGCT ATCGAATCTGCCATGTCGATGACGCCGTTCTCGGACGAGTACATGGGCTCCTCGATAAACAGCGTGTATCGGGGTGACGTGAGCCAAGGGCAAGGAGGTGTCTTCGTCAACGCAACGTTAAAACTCACTTACGAACCAAGAACGATCAGACCGAGCCTAGCAGGAGAATTGCAAAGACATTTGCTCGGTGTTATTCACAGAAGAAGTAATAATATAGGGAACAGTGCCCTGTACGTCGACAGTCCGCCGGGATCTATATCAAACCTTCAAG ATCTGGACGAGTGCATGTCGTCGGAATTGAACGACTGCCATTCGTTGGCAACTTGCGTAAACAATTGGGGCGGGTTCACTTGCACTTGCAATTCGGGATTGAAAGACACTCACAAGGATGACCCTAATGAATCCGGTAGGACCTGTATATCTTGTCCCTCGACTTACTGCAACAATCGAGGATCGTGCTCCTACCAGGGAGACCACATGCAGTGCAC GTGTACTGGTAATTATTATGGTGCTCAGTGCGAGGTCGACGGAGAGGTCCTGGGCGTAGCGATAGGGGCGTCGGTAGCTGCTTTAATAATTATAGTTTTAACGCTTGTATGTCTGGTCATGTGGAG TCGAAGATGGTCGCGGGAACAGAAATCGGTCGGTTCGCCAGTTTACGGATACATTCAGGGTGGTATCCCTGGTACCCTCCCAGGAACTTTAGCGAGGGTCGGTTCCGTGGGCACTCTGGCTTCCGTAAAGCAAGGACCACCGACCAACTTGCCACCCTATATGTGGGCACACTTTGCTGATCATATGGCGACTGCCAACGTATACGCG ACGGAGCCCATGGGTCCGACTCGACCCAGTTCAGCCGTGTTTGGCTATCCACCTCTCAACGTTCACGGAACATTACCACCAGTTCCGTTGCCAAGACTTCAAGCTCCACCGAGATCAAGACAAAGACACCAGCCAGACCCGGACAGCTCGGACTCCGAGCTACAGGATAAGGACAGGGCTGacttgatcccgcaaaacagCGGCTTCCATGTTCCCAGGCCGAAGTCTAGGTCATCCTTGGCG AATCAAAGCGGAATCTACAACGATGTGGAGTACGATCAGGGCGACGTGCACCATTTATCGAAAAATAATATTCCGATGTCTACATACCGGCCGTACTATCGAACGTGA
- the LOC143347442 gene encoding protein N-terminal glutamine amidohydrolase, producing MSIVNGSKVLKFARLTDKAYAPTKGSKSAAGYDLRSAYEYVVPAHGKGLVKTDLQIEVPQGTYGRVAPRSGLAWKNHIDVGAGVIDADYREENVWKLCQDVATRHGSEINHCYVAFVSNPWRSVPLWRQRAGKDEDKLVVWDFHVIFIYAPDERAVVYDLDSVLPFPTHFWKYAMETFRSDEVVPPEHHRRFRVLPASVYLREFASDRHHMKREDGTWIKTPPDYPPISTPRCKDNLDTFINTDPETGLGVVLTLEKLFDRFHRPIANPSVPRSPQPQPTPT from the exons ATGTCAATAGTAAATGGTTCAAAGGTATTAAAATTCGCGAGGCTAACCGATAAAGCTTACGCCCCCACGAAAGGATCGAAAAGTGCTGCAGGATATGATTTAAGAAG TGCTTACGAGTACGTTGTGCCAGCACATGGTAAAGGACTAGTTAAAACTGATTTACAAATCGAAGTTCCTCAAGGTACGTATGGACGAGTTGCACCACGTTCTGGACTAGCATGGAAAAATCATATCGACGTAGGTGCCGGCGTTATTGATGCTGATTATCG CGAGGAAAATGTATGGAAGCTGTGCCAGGACGTAGCCACGAGACACGGATCAGAAATAAATCATTGCTACGTTGCTTTCGTAAGCAACCCCTGGCGTAGCGTACCGCTATGGCGGCAACGGGCAGGAAAGGACGAGGATAAGCTCGTTGTTTGG GACTTCCACGTAATCTTTATCTATGCACCCGACGAAAGGGCGGTCGTGTACGATTTAGATAGCGTGTTGCCGTTTCCGACGCATTTCTGGAAGTACGCGATGGAAACGTTTAGATCCGACGAAGTGGTGCCGCCGGAGCATCACAGAAGATTTAGAGTATTGCCAGCCAGCGTATACTTGCGAGAGTTCGCGTCAGATCGGCATCACATGAAACGCGAGGATGGTACATGGATCAAGACCCCGCCGGATTATCCGCCGATTTCAACACCAA GATGCAAGGATAACTTGGATACCTTTATCAACACGGATCCAGAGACCGGGTTGGGGGTCGTGTTGACGTTAGAGAAACTATTCGACCGGTTTCATAGGCCGATCGCGAACCCATCGGTCCCTCGTTCACCTCAGCCACAACCGACACCGACATAA
- the LOC143347436 gene encoding isochorismatase domain-containing protein 2, producing the protein MNAAKAILKQGKSVLLICDIQEKLMKAIFESNKVTQNSTKLINALKILDVPMIVTEQNPNSLGKTIPEFDISGAKGPFEKTSFSMCTHEVIKELSTICSGQKPNAIILIGIEMHVCIENTAIDLKNDGYEVHIVADCCSSRTQQDRLLALERMRGIGCHIATSENVIFKMLGDAKHKDFKSILNLIKTPSLEIGLNGKL; encoded by the exons ATGAATGCTGCAAAAGCGATTCTAAAACAGGGTAAAAGTGTATTGCTAATATGCGACATTCAAGAAAAACTGATGAAAGCTATCTTTGAATCCAATAAAGTTACCCAGAATTCGACAAAACTg ATAAACGCATTGAAGATTTTGGATGTTCCTATGATAGTCACTGAACAAAATCCAAATAGTTTAGGAAAAACGATTCCTGAATTTGACATTTCTGGTGCCAAAGGACCATTTGAAAAAACTTCATTTAGCATGTGTACACACGAA gtAATTAAAGAACTCTCTACAATTTGTTCTGGACAGAAACCAAATGCAATTATTTTAATTGGTATAGAAATGCATGTATGCATAGAGAATACTGCAATTGATCTAAAAAATGATGGATATGAAGTACATATTGTTGCAGATTGCTGTTCTTCCCGTACCCAACAAGATAGATTATTGGCTTTAGAG AGAATGAGAGGAATAGGATGTCACATAGCAACTTCAGAAAATGTTATTTTCAAAATGTTGGGAGATGCAAAGCATAAGGATTTTAAAAGTATATTAAATTTGATAAAGACACCATCATTGGAAATAGGTCTTAATGGAAAATTATAA
- the LOC143347438 gene encoding uncharacterized protein LOC143347438 isoform X1, which yields MFLIRMWMALASGIRGVASMDVNDPPNVAPYVEPNVVPDVPSNVVPNVAPEVYPDAPLPSEAVYETVSEAVSDVVSDASLPSEAIPVFDGNIPTAQELVDMLDSMTGISDEEKASLKEDLMNNIQGDAMPMAAGNDPTMQTLVLLSLLSVVVLIFVFFVYKLFKCLREREAKREEKKKNKELKKKK from the exons ATGTTTTTAATTAGGATGTGGATGGCACTTGCGAGCGGGATTCGTGGTGTTGCGTCCATGGACGTTAACGACCCACCAAATGTCGCGCCCTATGTCGAGCCCAATGTTGTACCCGATGTTCCATCCAATGTTGTGCCCAATGTCGCGCCAGAAGTATATCCTGATGCACCCTTGCCGTCTGAAGCAGTTTACGAAACAGTTTCTGAAGCAGTTTCCGATGTAGTTTCCGATGCATCTTTGCCATCCGAAGCGATCCCAGTCTTTGATGGAAACATTCCAACGGCGCAGGAACTTGTCGATATGCTCGATTCGATGACCGGCATATCGGACGAGGAAAAAGCGAGTCTCAAGGAAGACTTGATGAACAATATTCAAGGAGACGCTATGCCGATGGCAGCCGGCAATGACCCAACCATGCAGACCCTGGTACTCTTGTCCCTACTGAGCGTAGTCGTTCTAATTTTCG TTTTCTTCGTTTACAAACTGTTTAAATGTCTGAGGGAGAGAGAAGCGAAGCGGGAAGAGAAGAAGAAAAATAAAGAGCTGAAAAAGAAGAAGTAA
- the LOC143347438 gene encoding uncharacterized protein LOC143347438 isoform X2, with amino-acid sequence MWMALASGIRGVASMDVNDPPNVAPYVEPNVVPDVPSNVVPNVAPEVYPDAPLPSEAVYETVSEAVSDVVSDASLPSEAIPVFDGNIPTAQELVDMLDSMTGISDEEKASLKEDLMNNIQGDAMPMAAGNDPTMQTLVLLSLLSVVVLIFVFFVYKLFKCLREREAKREEKKKNKELKKKK; translated from the exons ATGTGGATGGCACTTGCGAGCGGGATTCGTGGTGTTGCGTCCATGGACGTTAACGACCCACCAAATGTCGCGCCCTATGTCGAGCCCAATGTTGTACCCGATGTTCCATCCAATGTTGTGCCCAATGTCGCGCCAGAAGTATATCCTGATGCACCCTTGCCGTCTGAAGCAGTTTACGAAACAGTTTCTGAAGCAGTTTCCGATGTAGTTTCCGATGCATCTTTGCCATCCGAAGCGATCCCAGTCTTTGATGGAAACATTCCAACGGCGCAGGAACTTGTCGATATGCTCGATTCGATGACCGGCATATCGGACGAGGAAAAAGCGAGTCTCAAGGAAGACTTGATGAACAATATTCAAGGAGACGCTATGCCGATGGCAGCCGGCAATGACCCAACCATGCAGACCCTGGTACTCTTGTCCCTACTGAGCGTAGTCGTTCTAATTTTCG TTTTCTTCGTTTACAAACTGTTTAAATGTCTGAGGGAGAGAGAAGCGAAGCGGGAAGAGAAGAAGAAAAATAAAGAGCTGAAAAAGAAGAAGTAA